Proteins encoded in a region of the Methylobacterium radiotolerans JCM 2831 genome:
- a CDS encoding aspartate/glutamate racemase family protein, with protein MAPRIVLLHATPVAMAPIQAAFAERWPEAETVNLLDDGLSLDRSKEPGAISERMIERFVRFGRYGHDMGADGILITCSAFGPAIDRLIESVPVPVLKPNEAMFRAAIAQGARIGMLATFGPSVGTMTDEFEEFVAETGRPASLRTVLVDDAMARLRAGDAETHNRLIAERAPDLRDCDAIMLAHFSTSRAAEAVRKAVDIPVLTAPHAAVDRMRAMIETGGSA; from the coding sequence ATGGCTCCCCGCATCGTCCTCCTGCACGCGACGCCGGTCGCCATGGCGCCGATCCAGGCCGCCTTCGCCGAGCGCTGGCCGGAGGCCGAGACCGTCAACCTGCTCGACGACGGCCTGTCCCTCGACCGGTCGAAGGAGCCGGGCGCGATCTCGGAGAGGATGATCGAGCGCTTCGTGCGGTTCGGCCGCTACGGCCACGACATGGGCGCCGACGGCATCCTGATCACCTGCTCGGCCTTCGGGCCGGCGATCGATCGGCTGATCGAGAGCGTGCCGGTGCCGGTGCTCAAGCCCAACGAGGCGATGTTCCGCGCCGCCATCGCTCAGGGCGCGCGCATCGGCATGCTGGCGACCTTCGGCCCCTCGGTCGGCACGATGACGGACGAGTTCGAGGAGTTCGTCGCCGAGACCGGGCGCCCGGCAAGCCTGCGGACGGTCCTGGTGGACGACGCGATGGCGCGGCTGCGCGCCGGCGATGCCGAGACCCACAACCGGCTGATCGCCGAGCGGGCGCCGGACCTGCGCGACTGCGACGCGATCATGCTCGCGCATTTCTCCACCTCGCGCGCGGCCGAGGCCGTGCGGAAGGCCGTCGACATCCCGGTGCTGACCGCGCCCCACGCGGCGGTGGACCGGATGCGGGCGATGATCGAGACCGGCGGGAGCGCCTGA